From Rhodococcus sp. B7740:
AGACCCGCACCGGCCAGCCGGTCACTCCGACGGGCAACAGGGTCGGTGGTGCGATCAGCACCACCTCGGCACCGAGCGTGGCCAGCAGGATCGCATTCGAGCGCGCCACCCGGCTGTGCAGGATGTCGCCGACGATCGCGATTCGACGGCCGGCGATGTCGCCGAGTCGTTGGCGCACCGTCAAGGCGTCGAGCAGAGCCTGGGTGGGGTGTTCGTGCGTGCCGTCGCCTGCGTTGATCACCGCGGGGCCGCCTGAACCGGCTTGATCGGCGGTCCACTGGGCGATCTGGTGTGCGGCACCGGATGCCGGGTGCCTGACGATCAGTGCATCGGCTCCGGCGGCGCGCAGCGTCATCGCGGTGTCGCGGAGCGACTCCCCCTTCGACACCGACGAGCTGCTGGCGCTGACGTTGATGACGTCGGCGCTCATCCACTTGCCTGCGACCTCGAACGAGACGCGGGTACGTGTCGAGTTCTCGAAGAACACCGTCATGATGGTGCGTCCGCGCAATGTCGGGAGTTTCTTGACTTCGCGGCCGAGGAGCGCCTGCTCGAATCGTTCGGCTTCGTCGAGGAGTTCGGTGGCCGATTCGGCCGTCAGGTCGGCGACCGAGAGCAGATGCTTCATCGAGCGGATCCTCCCTCGGACAGGCTGACCCCGTCGCGGCCGTCGTGTTCGGAGAGCAACACCGACACGTCCTCGGTGCGCGCTGTGGGGACGTTCTTGCCGACGTAGTCCGCCCGAAGCGGAAGCTCGCGGTGGCCGCGGTCGATCAGGACTGCGAGCTGCACGGCGCGGGGGCGGCCGAGGTCACGGAGGGCGTCGAGCGCAGATCGCACGGTTCGGCCGGAGAACAGCACGTCGTCGACAAGCACCACGAGTGCGTCGTCGACACCGCCTGCGGGCACCGACGTACGCTCGAGCGGACGGTGCGGCTTGTTTCGCAGATCGTCGCGGTAGAGGGTGATGTCGAGAGAACCCAGCGGGGGGCGTACTCCGGAGAATGCCTCGATACGTTCGGCGAGACGTTCCGCCAACGTGGTCCCGCGGGTGGGAATGCCGAGGAGCACCACGCGCGGCGAGTCGGCGGCGTCGAGGGCCGTCTTCTCGATGATCTGGTGGGCCATGCGGGAGATGGTGCGCCCCACATCGGCCGAGGACAGCAATTCGCGAACGGCGGGGTTCGCGGACGAGCTTTCGGGCGCAGGCAAACTACGACCTCCTTCTCCGCCTCTCTGGACGGATCGTTAAAGGATGTCTGACAACAACTGCGTAGAGCCTAGCAACGCTCTGCGAACCACGACCAGCAGGCTCGCAGAGCGTTCGGTCACACGGGCGTCGACCGGTCGATCACTGCTCGGCGTCGACCGATGCCTCACCGGACGCGTCGGTCTGCGTACGGCTCGAGACCGCCGCGGCCGCGGCGCGTACCTGCGGCGCGACGAGGACGATCTGACCCAGTACGCCGTTGACGAAGCCGGGCGAATCGTCGGTGGACAACTGCTTGGCCAGCTCGACGGCTTCGTCGACGGCCACGACCGGTGGAACATCGGTGGCGTGGAACAACTCCCACACCGCGACGCGCAGGATGGCCCTGTCCACTGCAGGCAGACGGGTGAGCGTCCAGTCCTTGAGGTGATCGGCGATCACGCCGTCGAGGCGATCGAGATTCTCGGCGACGCCCTCGACCAGGGTCGAGGTGTAGTCGCTGACGGGAGCGATGGTGTCGTCGCCGCGTGCGAGTTCGATTCGCTCGGTGGTGAGGTTCACCGGATCGACGTTGCGCGCCTCCGCCTCGAACAGAAAGTCCACCGCGCGCTTGCGGGCCTTGTGGCGCGCACCCAGCTTCTTCGCACCGGGGGCACCGTTCTGCGAGGCGGAGGAGGTCGACTTCTTCGATGACACGTTAGGAGTTCACACGCCCGAGGTAGTTTCCGTCACGCGAGTCGACCTTGAGCTTGTCGCCGGTGTTGATGAACAGCGGCACCGAGATCTCGGCTCCGGTCTCGAGGGTTGCCGGCTTGGTGCCACCGGTGGAGCGATCACCCTGCAGGCCGGGGTCGGTGTGCTTGACCTCGAGCTCGACGGTGAC
This genomic window contains:
- a CDS encoding aspartate carbamoyltransferase catalytic subunit: MKHLLSVADLTAESATELLDEAERFEQALLGREVKKLPTLRGRTIMTVFFENSTRTRVSFEVAGKWMSADVINVSASSSSVSKGESLRDTAMTLRAAGADALIVRHPASGAAHQIAQWTADQAGSGGPAVINAGDGTHEHPTQALLDALTVRQRLGDIAGRRIAIVGDILHSRVARSNAILLATLGAEVVLIAPPTLLPVGVTGWPVRVSHDIDAELPGLDAVLMLRVQAERMNGGFFPSAREYSITYGLSQRRLDLLPEHAVVLHPGPMLRGMEIASSVADSPKTAVLQQVTNGVHVRMAVLFRLLVGSDGGAS
- the pyrR gene encoding bifunctional pyr operon transcriptional regulator/uracil phosphoribosyltransferase PyrR, whose amino-acid sequence is MPAPESSSANPAVRELLSSADVGRTISRMAHQIIEKTALDAADSPRVVLLGIPTRGTTLAERLAERIEAFSGVRPPLGSLDITLYRDDLRNKPHRPLERTSVPAGGVDDALVVLVDDVLFSGRTVRSALDALRDLGRPRAVQLAVLIDRGHRELPLRADYVGKNVPTARTEDVSVLLSEHDGRDGVSLSEGGSAR
- the nusB gene encoding transcription antitermination factor NusB, translating into MSSKKSTSSASQNGAPGAKKLGARHKARKRAVDFLFEAEARNVDPVNLTTERIELARGDDTIAPVSDYTSTLVEGVAENLDRLDGVIADHLKDWTLTRLPAVDRAILRVAVWELFHATDVPPVVAVDEAVELAKQLSTDDSPGFVNGVLGQIVLVAPQVRAAAAAVSSRTQTDASGEASVDAEQ